CCGTAAATCGAACTGTAAGCCGAAGACAGATGAATCCAACGACTTTGACCGAAATAAACGTCAGAATCAAGTGTTGAATTCTATGTTGGATCAGTTGAAATCACTGGGAGGCGTCACGAAGATTGGTAAAGTGATTGGTGCTGTTGACAAGAACATGACAACAGACGTGGAATCGGAGCAAATGAAGAACTTCATTTCAACCTACTGGAATATTTCCAAATCGGATGTGCACTACACACCTGTAACCGGAGAGTGGAGAAGTCCATATGTATATATCAACGAAACGGAATTGGCTAATGCCAAACAGGCGTTGAAGGATACACTATCAGGTAAAGTAACAGCATCTCCGACAGCTGAATAACATTCATTCTTTTGGATTGGAAGCGAGTTTGATGGTATGCTATAATAACATCAACAACGAATCAAGAATTGCATAAAGAAGATTAGGGGGCTGGTTGGATGTCCGAAGCCGTCACACAATTGACTGAATCTCTTTTACAGCAATTCAAGAATGAAACTTTTGTGCTCTTAAGCACCGTGGACATTGAATCTGGAGGTCCGACATCCACAGCAATCTCCTGGATTTATGCGGAGAATGCTTCTACTCTTCGTGTGGCGATTGATCATCGTTCGCGTCTCGTGAACAATATGATTGAGAATCCGGTCATTACCGTCACCATTTTTGGAGAAGAGATGGTGTATGCGGTAAACGGACGTGCTTCCGTACGACAAAATCCGTTACAGGATGTTCCGTTTAACATGTGCTGTTTCGACATTTCCATTGAAGCGGTGAGAAACGCCCTTTTTTATGGAGCCCAATTGTCCTCTGTGCCTCAATTTGTCAAAATATATGATCAGCGTGCTGCTGAGAAATTAGATGAGCAGGTTTTTACTGCAATGAAAAAAGCCTAGTGAGAGATCACTGGGCTTTTTGTTGTCTTTTGTCTGAAGAATGCAGTTGCTGCATTTGTTGTTCACGTTTTAGATGTTCATCCGGATTTTGACGGACTTTGACATCTTTCGGGAGTTGGGGAATGATTCGGCCCACCATGTCAGCGAGTTCTGAAGCGAAACCGGATATTGGATGACCTTGACGAATATGCTCGCCAATTTCCTTAATGCGTTCAGTGACATCAGCATCTGCGGTAACAATGGAATCTACACCTTCCGGATCTTTGCGGAGGGCTTCGGCCACAGAGTATTTAATTGTACCTACTCGTGCGCGTTCCAGTTCACCGTCAACATCAATGCCAACTACGGCTGTATTGCCAAGAATGACACAGTTGGCATCTTTGACACCTTCCACTTGCTTGGCAAGTGTTTTGAGGTGGGTGACCCTTTTTTCGTTTGGCATCCGAGCCGCCTTGGTGTTGTCCGTGACGTTTTTCTCATGAACCTCACCCGTATTTTCGGTCAGATGGTCCACAGCAGAAGGGTGCAACCGATCTTCCTGAGTATTGAGCATGTGAGATCCTTTCCGTTGATCTTGCTGAGTTGTAACATTTCCTCCGTAACCATTGGCATGCTGACCTTGCTGCTGTGAGGCATTACGTGTAGAACTGTTGCAGCCTGTAAGTATAAAGATCAGAAGCAGCGTGCAAACCCAATATTTCATAAATGTTCATCCTTTCCTGGAGTTTTTCAGAATGGTTGACAATTATTTTGTCCTAGTCGAATACATTTATGTATGGGAGCATGATTGTCCATGCCGCTGCTGAAAGATCGCACTTATCCATGCCTTTAACGACGCCGCTTTGGAGGGGATTGAATGAAAAAGATTTTTGTATTGGATACGAACGTGCTTCTGCATGACCCCAATGCCATATTTGCCTTTGAGGAACATGAGGTAATCATTCCCGCGGTTGTACTGGAGGAGATCGACTCCAAAAAAAGAAATGCTGATGAAATTGGTCGTAATGCCCGTAACGTATCCAGACTTCTTGATGGGTTGCGTGAACTGGGACATCTGCACAGTGGCGTCCCCTTGGCTAACGGAGGCAATCTGAAAGTGGAACTGAATCACCGCAGTTTTGTGAAAGTACAGGAAATGTTTGGAGAAGTGTCTAACGATAATCGGATTTTGGCCGTCGCCCTGAATTATCAGATTGAGGAAAATGAGAAAGAGGTTGTTGAGCGCCAGGTGGTTCTGGTCAGCAAGGATGTGCTTGTTCGTATCAAAGCGGATGTACTTGGTCTTTTCACACAGGATTACTTGTCAGATCGCACGGCAGGTCTCAGTGAATTATATCCAGGCTATACTGCCCTTAAGGTTCATCCTTCGGTCATTGATGAGTTTTACACATATCGCTTTTTACCGATCAAACCGTTACAGTTGTCTTATTCGCTTTACCCGAATGAATTTGTAATTCTCAAGGATGAGATGGGAACCAATAAATCGGCTTTGCTCAAAGTAAACACAGAGGGAACAAAGCTGGAGCCACTTTTTCTGAGTAATGATAATGTATGGGGCATCAGTGCACGTAACGCGCAACAGCGGATGGCCCTAGAACTGCTCCTGAATGATGACATTCCACTTGTCACGATTACAGGAAAGGCAGGTACGGGCAAAACCTTGTTGGCTCTTGCTGCGGGGTTGCTGAAAGTCGAGGATGATCATAAGTACAAAAAATTATTGATCGCCCGTCCGGTTGTTCCGATGGGGAAAGATATCGGTTATCTTCCTGGAGAGAAAGAAGAAAAGCTGAGACCATGGATGCAACCGATTTATGATAACTTGGAATTTTTGTTTGATACCAAAAAAGCAGGCGACATTGATAAAATTTTGATGGGACTTGGCAGTATTCAGGTGGAGGCACTCACATATATTCGTGGTCGGTCTATACCAGGACAGTTTATCATTATCGATGAAGCACAGAACCTGTCACGTCATGAAGTGAAGACCATTGTATCGAGGGTTGGTGAAGGCAGCAAAATTATTTTGATGGGTGACCCTGAGCAAATAGACCATCCTTATCTGGATTCAGCAAGTAATGGTTTGACGTATATTGTGGAGCGATTCAAGCAAGAGGGAATCAGCGGACACATTATGCTGGAAAAAGGAGAACGTTCCAAGCTGGCGCAGCTTGCGGCGGATTTATTGTAAGGAAACGGAAAGTTATTTCCCGGAAAATGTTTCTATTGAACCGGCTCTTCGAGCCGGTTTTTTTTGCTGAAAAAATAAAAATCAGTTATTGCACAGAACTCGATATGCTCGAGGTATGCAAAATATCAGAAAACTGTTTTTTGGCAGGATAGGACAAGAGCACTACTTATTTGTTACAATGAGTGTTGCAGGAAAAAATTAGGTGAGCAAGGAGGGGAAGTTAATGAAGCGTGGACACCAGGTTATTTTGTTCGCAGTACTGCTGCTTTCGTTAACGATTCTGTCTCCCAGCTTTGATTTTAGAGGTTCACAGCATAATCAGGAGCGAGACCAGGAAAAAGATGCATTTCCCAACACGTCATCACGCAGCGAGGACCAACATGCCCCTTTAGAGATTGTAGTCTCGATGTCAGAGGCAGACTTTAAATCGTTTAAAAAAATGGCCAATGAAGTAGCGACTTCTCAACATGTGGAAATCAGTCTTCGGAATTTGGAGCCGGATACATATAAGCGAGTGCTTGATAACAAATTTTCGGTAGGGGAGAGCGGCGATATTATTCTTCTGGATAGTGCGGAAGTTCAATATCATGCCAAAAAAGGACATCTGTATCCGTTAAACGGTACAACGCTGTCCAAGTCGTTAGGAGGAACGGTGGTTGGCTTGCGGGAATTGACAGAGTGGAATGGTTACCAATGGGGTATGCCGTTTGATTTTGACGCTTATGTACTCGCAGCTCGTTCCCCATTCCTGGACAAAGCCGGTTTGGCAGGTTTACCCGAAAATAAGGAGCAGTGGGTCAAACTTGTACAACAAGCAAAGCAAGACGGAACGGATTTATTAAGTATAAACTTAAATGACCTGCAAGCGGTAAGTGCGTGGTTGAATCAGTTTGAGCCAGGCATGTCCCCGAGTAAAATTAAGAAAGCGCAAACTTCTTCGCAAACGGAGGCGTATCAACAGATTATACAGCTGCTGGATCAGATTCAATCGCATATTACGGCCGAATCAATGAATCCGACGATTTCTGCTTCTGGTGAACAAACGGAGGCTCCTATGGCAGTAACGTTGCTGTCAAGTTTGTTGAGCGTAAATCAAGGTGTGGAAGGTGAACAGGATTCATCGGAGAAGATAGCTTTCAGTGCGTTGGAACCTCTAAGATCAAGAAGTCTTGTTATCGCAGCTGGCTCACTTGAGGCGGAAGAGGCCAGCCGCTGGATTGAAGGAATGACTTCCTCTTCTGTGCAAACGGAATGGTACCAACAGGCTAACTACTTACCAGCAAAGCAACAGGAACTAGATCTTGAGTCACAGAAACTAATAACGAAATATGATACGACGGATGTAAAATCCTGGTTCCCAGCAGAATCTTCACAGACTGTAATGACTGAAAGTCCTATACTAACTCCTGCCTTTCAAAAGAAGATCCAACAACTTCTCGTCGGAGAGATCACGGCTAATCAGTACGTCAAAAGCATTATTGCCTTGCAAAGCTCGTCAGAATGAAATGGCGAGCTTTACTTCAAGTATGCCTTCAGTTGTGGATACCTCTGTGGCTTTGACAAACGACAGAATTTTCTGTGGGTAAAATCCGAGATCGAATTCTCGTTCCAGCATACGACGTGTGGTATCAGGTAGTTCTAACTGATTAAACACAAGTTTATCGACATGAAATCGAATTGAATTCTGAGGTTCATTCTCGACCGTATAATGACCTTCAATGCTTAATTGCAACTGATCACGCTGCCCTGAGGCGGTAATTCGATCTTTGTCGAACTGAAAGGCGAAGTCTTTAAAGATCGGATTCTGCGAACGTAGGAACGTATTTAGCTCATCTTGTCCAATTTGAATGGTATACGTTGTTCCGGTCGTGGAGATGCCGCCGTTTTGTTCCTGGATAAATTGCGGCAGATTCTGCATGGCTGATGCCAATGCTTTGAAATATCGCTTGACCTCGTATATGCCGATGTTCTCCCAATAGATGGTCAACTCATCCATCAGTTTCTGCATGGCTGCAGCATCCCCGCTGGCAGCTACTTTTCCGTCAACTTCTTTCTGTAATGCAAGTACTCGTTCACGTTGATTTTGAAGATTATTTTTAAGTTCAGACAGTTCTGCAGAGGTTTGGTTAATCTGGGCAGACGTTTGCTGCATCGTGCGATATCGATCCTGATACTTGTCCAGCACAGCCTGATCCCTGCCAATAATGATCTGATAGTAATCGTATAGAATGAACAGGTCCTTAATGGATCTTGCTCCCAGTACCGTCATCAAGAGGCTATCACGCTCTCCGACATAGTAGGATCTTACAACTGCACCCGCACGGTCTTGCTGAGTATGTATCTGGTCTTCCTGTTCCTGGAGCTGAATGGATAACGTCTGACGCTGTTCGTCCAGCTGTTTTTGTCTATCTGCAATACGTTCGATTTCATGATCGATTTCGACGATGGATAGGCTCTGTTGCAGTATTTCGCGTGTTTCCTCAGAGGATGGCTCTCCATAGGCATAAGTCCAAGGTAGCTGGATCAAAAATATAATGCATACGATGAAGCCGGGAATGCCGTATCGACGTTTCACCCATCATTCTCCTTTCCATGTGTAATATGTACATACAATGCGAACGGGCTTATCTCTTCCAGACAATATATGAAATAGATACGTGAAATATCCGTAGTGGTTACATAACACAAAGAATAGTCATTTAATCTGAAAACGACAAAAAAGCAATCCGACATTAGCCGGATCGCTTTGATGCTGCTGGCGGATTAGAGCGGCAAATCCATTTGGAATACGGTCCAGTAGCTGAACCCTGTGAATGTCACGATCATATAACCCCAGAAGAGCAATATGTACGTACGTTCCGTAAATTTCAAATATCCCAAAATGACAAAAAACGCAGTCTGCAGGAAAAAAAGCAAAGCCATTTCGACCAGGTCTCCTGCAAAAGCCATCAGGCCAATCGCTAGCGTGAAGAACCCGAGTACCCGAAACATGCGCGCCACGGTAAGTCCTCCTCTCCTATGTACGATCATAGATTGTCTACACAACATTATACCGGGAAAGGAAAAAGGTGTAAACAAAATTGGATATGAAAGCGAATTCTTTTTTTGGCTAAAAAGAGTTAAAGTATGGTTTGTTTTGCATATGTAACGTATGAGTACTCATAAATGTGGAAATACATTTTAGTATGAAATCAATTCTATGAACTCTAT
Above is a window of Paenibacillus sp. E222 DNA encoding:
- a CDS encoding pyridoxamine 5'-phosphate oxidase family protein; this translates as MSEAVTQLTESLLQQFKNETFVLLSTVDIESGGPTSTAISWIYAENASTLRVAIDHRSRLVNNMIENPVITVTIFGEEMVYAVNGRASVRQNPLQDVPFNMCCFDISIEAVRNALFYGAQLSSVPQFVKIYDQRAAEKLDEQVFTAMKKA
- a CDS encoding YhcN/YlaJ family sporulation lipoprotein; protein product: MKYWVCTLLLIFILTGCNSSTRNASQQQGQHANGYGGNVTTQQDQRKGSHMLNTQEDRLHPSAVDHLTENTGEVHEKNVTDNTKAARMPNEKRVTHLKTLAKQVEGVKDANCVILGNTAVVGIDVDGELERARVGTIKYSVAEALRKDPEGVDSIVTADADVTERIKEIGEHIRQGHPISGFASELADMVGRIIPQLPKDVKVRQNPDEHLKREQQMQQLHSSDKRQQKAQ
- a CDS encoding PhoH family protein, encoding MKKIFVLDTNVLLHDPNAIFAFEEHEVIIPAVVLEEIDSKKRNADEIGRNARNVSRLLDGLRELGHLHSGVPLANGGNLKVELNHRSFVKVQEMFGEVSNDNRILAVALNYQIEENEKEVVERQVVLVSKDVLVRIKADVLGLFTQDYLSDRTAGLSELYPGYTALKVHPSVIDEFYTYRFLPIKPLQLSYSLYPNEFVILKDEMGTNKSALLKVNTEGTKLEPLFLSNDNVWGISARNAQQRMALELLLNDDIPLVTITGKAGTGKTLLALAAGLLKVEDDHKYKKLLIARPVVPMGKDIGYLPGEKEEKLRPWMQPIYDNLEFLFDTKKAGDIDKILMGLGSIQVEALTYIRGRSIPGQFIIIDEAQNLSRHEVKTIVSRVGEGSKIILMGDPEQIDHPYLDSASNGLTYIVERFKQEGISGHIMLEKGERSKLAQLAADLL
- a CDS encoding ABC transporter substrate-binding protein; the encoded protein is MKRGHQVILFAVLLLSLTILSPSFDFRGSQHNQERDQEKDAFPNTSSRSEDQHAPLEIVVSMSEADFKSFKKMANEVATSQHVEISLRNLEPDTYKRVLDNKFSVGESGDIILLDSAEVQYHAKKGHLYPLNGTTLSKSLGGTVVGLRELTEWNGYQWGMPFDFDAYVLAARSPFLDKAGLAGLPENKEQWVKLVQQAKQDGTDLLSINLNDLQAVSAWLNQFEPGMSPSKIKKAQTSSQTEAYQQIIQLLDQIQSHITAESMNPTISASGEQTEAPMAVTLLSSLLSVNQGVEGEQDSSEKIAFSALEPLRSRSLVIAAGSLEAEEASRWIEGMTSSSVQTEWYQQANYLPAKQQELDLESQKLITKYDTTDVKSWFPAESSQTVMTESPILTPAFQKKIQQLLVGEITANQYVKSIIALQSSSE
- a CDS encoding DUF2626 domain-containing protein, with the protein product MARMFRVLGFFTLAIGLMAFAGDLVEMALLFFLQTAFFVILGYLKFTERTYILLFWGYMIVTFTGFSYWTVFQMDLPL